The following are from one region of the Vitis riparia cultivar Riparia Gloire de Montpellier isolate 1030 chromosome 9, EGFV_Vit.rip_1.0, whole genome shotgun sequence genome:
- the LOC117922663 gene encoding late embryogenesis abundant protein 2 produces the protein MASQQQSSNLSKSGQISQDGPCEQNASYTQQASNFLQQTGEQVKNMAQGAAEAVKSTLGMNNENADNSATANIPSNTSKPSNPSNPSNLSNPSNLSNPTTRI, from the exons ATGGCAAGCCAACAACAGTCAAGCAACCTG TCCAAGAGCGGCCAAATAAGCCAAGATGGCCCATGTGAGCAGAACGCTTCTTATACTCAGCAAGCCTCCAACTTCCTTCAACAG ACTGGGGAGCAAGTGAAGAACATGGCGCAGGGAGCAGCAGAAGCAGTGAAGAGCACTCTGGGGATGAACAATGAAAACGCAGACAACAGTGCCACCGCTAACATCCCAAGCAACACCAGCAAACCCAGCAACCCCAGCAACCCCAGCAACCTCAGCAACCCCAGCAACCTCAGCAACCCAACCACCAGGATTTGA
- the LOC117922065 gene encoding uncharacterized protein LOC117922065, whose product MSLTCVKMSEDVWLTCTTHALSTETEEIMGLLLGDIEYSKNGSVTALIWGASPQTRSDRRKDRVETNPEQLAAASAQAERMTVATGKTTRVIGWYHSHPHITVLPSHVDVRTQAMYQLLDSGFIGLIFSCFSEDAQKVGRIQVIAFQSTDGKQSNMSRPISLSPVHRSSIIDVESSFSSSENAPAKSGPARVESSEQDTGDSRTMALVNKGGGRSSDLGGFFANADANYLGRDKMGGNYHTNNSENAVVDIDPMDMSESMQEAMHRSNLDMSGAEYVRKEVPLLVFPTLSLLKLDSPLTSFTDLQRVLYEEERAAYNQAIVQNTRDGKVHPLAFIHHTSTYQASMCKLMEYCLSPAINALQDRLKENEIRLAILTDEARTLETEAFKGSESSSGSPRNFQSHGIRGSASFGHRDLYPAESINLRSVAGPGSRSRRGS is encoded by the exons ATGTCTCTGACGTGCGTGAAGATGAGCGAAGATGTGTGGTTGACATGTACGACTCATGCATTGTCTACTGAGACTGAAGAGATCATGGGACTTCTTCTTGGTGATATTGAG TACTCAAAAAATGGGAGTGTGACTGCACTGATTTGGGGAGCATCACCACAAACGAGGTCTGATCGGCGGAAAGACCGAGTAGAGACCAATCCTGAACAGTTGGCGGCTGCATCTGCTCAGGCTGAG AGAATGACTGTGGCAACAGGAAAAACTACAAGAGTGATTGGGTGGTACCATTCACATCCTCATATTACAGTGCTTCCTTCCCATGTTG ATGTACGAACTCAAGCAATGTATCAACTTTTAGATTCTGGGTTCATTGGGCTAATATTTTCCTGTTTTAGTGAAGATGCTCAAAAG GTTGGAAGGATCCAAGTTATAGCCTTCCAGTCCACAGATGGGAAGCAGAGCAACATGTCAAGACCTATTTCTCTTTCCCCTGTACACAGAAGTTCAATTATAGATGTTGAATCATCTTTTAGTTCCTCAGAGAATGCACCTGCAAAATCTGGCCCTGCAAGGGTGGAAAGCTCTGAACAAGACACTGGTGATTCAAGAACAATGGCTTTGGTTAACAAG GGTGGGGGAAGATCTTCAGACTTGGGGGGTTTCTTCGCTAATGCTGATGCCAACTATCTAGGGCGAGATAAAATGGGAGGAAACTATCATACCAACAACTCTGAGAATGCCGTTGTTGATATAGACCCCATGGATATGTCAGAAAGTATGCAAGAAGCAATGCATCGCTCAAATTTGGACATGAG TGGTGCGGAGTATGTGAGAAAAGAAGTCCCTCTCCTTGTTTTCCCAACCTTGTCTCTTCTCAAGCTCGATTCACCTTTAACTTCTTTTACGGATTTGCAACGTGTACTATATGAAGAGGAGAGAGCAGCATACAACCAAGCCATTGTACAGAATACGAG GGATGGGAAAGTTCATCCACTGGCTTTCATTCATCATACATCCACATATCAGGCTTCGATGTGCAAATTGATGGAGTATTG TTTAAGTCCTGCCATAAATGCCCTCCAGGACcgtttgaaagaaaatgaaatacgG CTAGCAATTCTGACTGATGAAGCCAGAACTTTGGAGACTGAGGCCTTCAAAGGAAGCGAGTCAAGCTCTGGATCCCCTCGTAACTTTCAATCTCATGGCATCCGAGGAAGTGCTTCATTTGGTCATAGAGACTTATATCCTGCTGAATCCATTAATTTAAGGAGTGTTGCTGGTCCTGGTAGCCGGAGCAGAAGAGGGTCTTAA
- the LOC117922352 gene encoding late embryogenesis abundant protein 1: MASPDQSYKAGETKAHAQEKTDQAMAKGREASEVVKEKAQGAKDKTAETAEHAKDKTADTAQQAKGRTQESKDQSGGYLSEKAGAAKEKALGATEATKEKASEMVESGRETAEAGKDKTGGILQTTGERVKGMAQGAADAVKQTFGMAGNEDRPKE; the protein is encoded by the exons atggCATCCCCTGATCAGAGCTACAAGGCTGGTGAAACCAAAGCCCATGCTCAG GAGAAGACCGATCAAGCCATGGCAAAGGGAAGGGAAGCATCGGAGGTGGTGAAGGAGAAGGCCCAAGGGGCCAAAGACAAAACGGCAGAAACAGCCGAGCATGCTAAAGACAAGACAGCTGATACGGCCCAGCAAGCGAAAGGCAGGACCCAGGAGTCCAAGGACCAGAGCGGAGGCTACCTCTCAGAGAAGGCAGGGGCGGCCAAGGAGAAGGCCCTGGGGGCCACTGAGGCTACGAAAGAGAAGGCCTCGGAGATGGTCGAGTCGGGCCGTGAGACGGCCGAAGCAGGCAAAGATAAGACTGGCGGGATCCTGCAGACCACTGGAGAGAGAGTGAAGGGCATGGCCCAAGGCGCTGCAGATGCTGTGAAGCAAACCTTCGGAATGGCCGGCAATGAGGACAGGCCCAAAGAGTAG